In one Cyprinus carpio isolate SPL01 chromosome B2, ASM1834038v1, whole genome shotgun sequence genomic region, the following are encoded:
- the LOC109111999 gene encoding activin receptor type-2B-like, whose product MFVTWLTFALVWCTGGSQAEVETRECVYYNDNWRTEKTNQSGFERCEGEKDKRLHCYASWLNSTGTIRLVKKGCWLDDFNCYDRQECVATEESPQVFFCCCEGNYCNEKFTHLPEAIAPAVKIQPPQPGPSLWGVLVYSLLPFSILSLALVLACWTYHQRKPPYRHVEIGQDAGLPPPSPLVGLKPLQLLELKARGRFGCVWKAQLLSEYVAVKIFPIQDKQSWQNERDIYLTEGFKHENILHYISAEKRGTNLQMELWLVTEFHERGSLTDYLKGNPVSWPQLCHISASMSRGLAYLHEDLPYRAEGPKPAIAHRDFKSKNILLKTDLTAVIADFGLAVCFEPGKPPGDTHGQVGTWRYMAPEVLEGAINFQRDAFLRIDMYALGLVLWELVSRCTASDGPVGEYQLPFEEEVGQHPSLEDLQDVVVHKKMRPVFKDCWIKHPGLTIANFDLFLCGSVRVWASSGCVEERISSISKTTNTINTSTSECLVSMMMTSHSDTDLPPT is encoded by the exons ATGTTTGTTACCTGGCTGACTTTTGCACTCGTCTGGTGCACAG gAGGCAGTCAGGCGGAGGTGGAGACTAGAGAGTGTGTCTACTACAATGATAACTGGCGGACGGAGAAAACCAATCAGAGCGGTTTCGAGAGGTGTGAGGGGGAGAAAGACAAGAGGCTGCACTGTTACGCCTCCTGGTTGAACTCCACCGGAACAATCCGCCTGGTCAAAAAAGGCTGCTGGCTCGATGACTTCAACTGTTACGACAG acaGGAGTGTGTGGCCACGGAGGAGAGTCCGCAGGTGTTCTTCTGCTGCTGTGAAGGAAACTATTGCAATGAGAAGTTCACACACCTGCCAGAAGCCATCGCTCCTGCAG TAAAGATCCAGCCTCCTCAGCCGGGGCCGTCTCTGTGGGGTGTGCTGGTTTATTCTCTTCTTCCtttctccattctctctctgGCCCTGGTGCTCGCCTGCTGGACGTACCACCAACGAAAACCCCCCTACAGACACGTCGAAATCGGCCAG GATGCTGGTCTTCCTCCACCGTCTCCTCTGGTTGGCCTGAAGCCACTTCAGTTGCTGGAGttgaaggccagagggcgctttGGCTGCGTCTGGAAGGCCCAGTTACTGAGTGAATATGTGGCGGTGAAAATATTTCCCATCCAG GACAAGCAGTCGTGGCAAAATGAAAGAGACATTTACCTCACCGAGGGTTTTAAACACGAGAATATTCTACACTACATCTCAGCGGAAAAACGCGGCACAAACCTTCAGATGGAGTTGTGGCTGGTCACAGAATTCCATGAACGG GGTTCACTCACAGATTACCTTAAGGGAAACCCGGTGAGCTGGCCTCAGTTGTGCCATATTTCAGCAAGTATGTCCCGTGGCCTGGCGTACCTTCATGAAGACCTTCCTTACCGAGCAGAGGGACCCAAACCCGCCATCGCACACAG AGACTTCAAGAGTAAGAATATCCTGCTCAAGACTGATTTGACCGCAGTGATTGCAGACTTTGGGTTGGCTGTCTGCTTCGAGCCTGGGAAACCGCCTGGAGATACACACGGCCAG GTGGGAACTTGGCGTTACATGGCTCCAGAGGTGTTGGAGGGAGCCATTAATTTCCAAAGGGATGCCTTCCTAAGGATCGACATGTACGCTCTAGGACTGGTGCTGTGGGAGCTGGTGTCTCGCTGCACTGCCTCCGATG GTCCTGTAGGTGAGTACCAGCTGCCCTTTGAGGAGGAGGTGGGCCAACATCCTTCACTGGAAGATCTTCAAGATGTGGTGGTCCACAAGAAGATGCGGCCCGTCTTTAAAGACTGTTGGATCAAACATCCG GGTTTGACCATAGCTAATTTTGACCTCTTTCTCTGCGGTTCGGTTAGGGTTTGGGCCAGTTCGGGCTGCGTGGAGGAGCGCATCTCCAGCATCTCCAAGACCACCAACACCATCAACACGTCTACCTCGGAGTGCCTGGTCTCCATGATGATGACGTCCCACAGCGACACAGACCTTCCTCCCACCTGA
- the LOC109112007 gene encoding CD59 glycoprotein-like: MMKFLMLTVVLVLVVTGGSALDCLHCVPEKAEGACEITTVTCPPDKDACAAAKFRRSPYGHYQKCMSMSGCEMVKQNAFINIKCCQKDFCNTFD; encoded by the exons ATGATGAAGTTCCTCATGTTGACTGTTGTTCTCGTGCTGGTCGTGACGGGTG GCTCGGCTCTGGACTGCCTGCACTGTGTCCCAGAGAAAGCAGAAGGGGCCTGCGAGATCACCACTGTAACCTGCCCACCGGACAAAGACGCGTGTGCCGCTGCCAAGTTCCGCAGAAGCCCAT acGGTCATTACCAGAAGTGCATGTCTATGTCAGGCTGTGAGATGGTGAAACAGAACGCTTTCATCAACATCAAGTGCTGTCAGAAGGACTTCTGCAACACCTTTGACTGA
- the crygn1 gene encoding gamma-crystallin N-A, whose protein sequence is MSQYSGKIVFYEGKCFTGQKLEVFGDCENFQDRGFMNRVNSIRVESGAWVCFDHPDFKGQQYMLEKGEYSDFQRWNAHNDHMGSCKPIKMHGEHYRMELYEGQNFTGECVELCDDCPFLQRTGFSKNCLNSIKVYGDGAWVMYEEPDYRGRMYIVERGNYCSFMDWQAENPNIQSIRRVVNYF, encoded by the exons ATGTCACAGTATTCAGGGAAG ATAGTCTTCTATGAGGGGAAGTGCTTCACAGGCCAGAAGCTGGAGGTGTTTGGAGACTGTGAAAACTTCCAGGACCGTGGATTCATGAACAGGGTGAACTCCATCCGCGTGGAGAGCGGGGCCTGGGTGTGTTTCGATCATCCTGATTTCAAGGGACAGCAGTACATGCTGGAAAAAGGAGAGTATTCCGACTTCCAACGCTGGAACGCCCACAATGATCACATGGGCTCCTGCAAGCCAATCAAAATG CACGGGGAGCACTACAGGATGGAGCTTTATGAGGGTCAAAACTTCACCGGTGAGTGTGTTGAACTGTGTGACGACTGTCCCTTCCTCCAGAGGACCGGATTCAGCAAGAACTGCCTCAACTCCATTAAAGTCTATGGAGACGGAGC TTGGGTCATGTACGAGGAGCCGGACTATCGTGGCCGCATGTACATTGTGGAAAGAGGAAACTACTGCTCATTTATGGATTGGCAAGCTGAGAATCCCAACATCCAGTCTATCCGCAGGGTGGTTaactatttttaa